One window from the genome of Haladaptatus paucihalophilus DX253 encodes:
- the lonB gene encoding ATP-dependent protease LonB, with protein sequence MSNDTEASPPEQEAEQDIDVDSLGSEVDAKVADDIAEDDLLGGLEIESTDEVEIPDRLVDQVIGQDHARDIILKAAKQRRHVMMIGSPGTGKSMLAKAMSQLLPKEDLQDVLVYHNPDDGNEPKVRTVPAGKGEQIIEAHKEEARKRNQMRSFLMWVIIAIVVGYALLLAGRPLLGILAAGVIYLAFRYGSRGTDAMIPNLLVNNSDVTSAPFEDATGAHAGALLGDVRHDPFQSGGMETPSHDRVEPGAIHKANKGVLFVDEINTLDIRSQQKLMTAIQEGEFSITGQSERSSGAMVHTEPVPTDFVMVAAGNLDAMENMHPALRSRIKGYGYEVYMDDTIDDTPEMRRKYARFVAQEVEKDGRLPHFTDTAVEEVILEAQRRAMRKDHLTLKLRDLGGLVRVAGDIARAEDAENTTRDHVLQAKQRSRSIEQQIADDYIERRKDYDLTVSAGDVVGRVNGLAVMGEDSGIVMPVMAEVAPSQGPGKVIATGKLQDIAEEAVQNVSAIIKKFSDEDISEKDIHIQYVQAYEGVQGDSASVTMATAVISALENIPIDQSIAMTGSLSVRGDVLPVGGVTHKIEAAAKAGVETVIIPKANEQDVMIEEEYEEMVEIIPVSHISEVLEVALTGESEKDSLINRLKDITGHALDRKVGGTQPGSSPSPQ encoded by the coding sequence ATGAGTAACGACACCGAAGCTTCACCACCGGAGCAGGAAGCCGAGCAAGACATCGACGTCGATAGCCTTGGGAGCGAGGTGGACGCCAAGGTCGCCGATGACATTGCAGAGGACGACCTGCTGGGTGGGTTGGAGATAGAAAGTACGGACGAAGTCGAAATCCCCGACCGACTGGTCGATCAGGTCATCGGGCAGGACCACGCCCGCGACATCATCCTGAAGGCGGCAAAGCAGCGCCGTCACGTGATGATGATAGGGTCGCCCGGGACCGGGAAATCGATGCTGGCGAAGGCGATGAGCCAACTCCTCCCGAAGGAGGACTTGCAAGACGTCCTCGTCTATCACAACCCCGACGACGGGAACGAGCCGAAGGTCCGAACCGTTCCCGCCGGAAAGGGCGAACAGATCATCGAGGCGCACAAGGAGGAGGCCCGGAAGCGCAACCAGATGCGCTCCTTTTTGATGTGGGTCATCATCGCCATCGTGGTGGGGTACGCGCTCCTCCTCGCCGGAAGACCGCTCCTCGGAATCCTCGCGGCCGGTGTCATCTACCTCGCGTTCCGCTACGGCTCGCGTGGCACCGACGCCATGATTCCGAACCTGCTGGTCAACAACAGCGACGTCACCAGCGCTCCCTTCGAGGACGCGACGGGTGCCCACGCTGGTGCGCTGCTGGGCGACGTGCGCCACGACCCGTTCCAGTCCGGCGGCATGGAGACGCCGAGCCACGACCGCGTGGAACCCGGTGCCATCCACAAGGCGAACAAGGGCGTGCTGTTCGTGGACGAAATCAACACCCTCGACATCCGCAGTCAGCAGAAGCTGATGACGGCGATTCAGGAGGGCGAGTTCTCCATCACCGGTCAGTCCGAGCGCTCGTCCGGTGCGATGGTGCACACGGAACCCGTTCCGACCGACTTCGTGATGGTCGCGGCGGGGAACCTCGACGCCATGGAGAACATGCACCCGGCGCTTCGCTCGCGTATCAAGGGATACGGGTACGAAGTCTACATGGACGACACCATCGACGACACGCCGGAGATGCGCCGCAAGTACGCGCGCTTCGTCGCCCAGGAAGTCGAAAAGGACGGTCGGCTCCCGCACTTCACGGACACGGCCGTCGAGGAGGTCATCCTCGAAGCCCAGCGCCGTGCGATGCGCAAAGACCACCTCACGCTCAAGCTGCGTGATCTCGGTGGACTGGTGCGCGTTGCTGGCGACATCGCCCGCGCCGAGGACGCCGAGAACACCACGCGCGACCACGTGCTGCAGGCGAAACAGCGCTCGCGCTCCATCGAACAGCAGATCGCCGACGACTACATCGAGCGGCGCAAGGACTACGACCTCACCGTCTCCGCTGGCGACGTGGTGGGTCGGGTCAACGGTCTGGCCGTCATGGGCGAGGACAGCGGTATCGTCATGCCCGTCATGGCCGAAGTCGCACCGTCGCAGGGTCCCGGCAAGGTCATCGCCACCGGGAAACTGCAGGACATCGCCGAGGAGGCCGTCCAGAACGTCAGCGCCATCATCAAGAAGTTCAGCGACGAGGACATCTCGGAGAAGGACATCCACATCCAGTACGTCCAGGCGTACGAGGGTGTCCAAGGTGACTCCGCGTCGGTGACGATGGCCACCGCGGTCATCAGCGCGCTGGAGAACATCCCCATCGACCAGAGCATCGCCATGACCGGTTCGCTGTCGGTCCGCGGCGACGTGCTCCCGGTCGGCGGCGTCACGCACAAAATCGAGGCCGCAGCGAAGGCGGGCGTCGAGACGGTCATCATCCCGAAGGCCAACGAGCAGGACGTGATGATAGAAGAAGAGTACGAGGAGATGGTCGAAATCATCCCCGTCTCGCACATCAGCGAAGTCCTCGAAGTCGCGCTCACGGGCGAGTCCGAGAAGGACAGCCTCATCAACCGGCTGAAGGACATCACCGGCCACGCCCTCGACCGCAAGGTCGGCGGCACTCAACCCGGTAGCAGTCCGAGCCCGCAGTAA